The Streptomyces sp. NBC_00224 genome has a window encoding:
- a CDS encoding DNA-binding protein, producing MDATQQEATARARELQRSWYGEPLGALFRRLIDDLGLNQARLAAVLGLSAPMLSQLMSGQRAKIGNPAVVQRVQALQDLAGQVADGSVSAAEATDRMDEIKKSQGGSVLTNTGQTTTSSGAPTVRRVVREIQSLLRSVAAAGDIIDAADTLAPAHPELAEFLRVYGAGRTAEAVAHYEAHQS from the coding sequence ATGGACGCAACGCAGCAAGAAGCGACCGCAAGAGCGAGGGAGCTTCAGCGGAGCTGGTACGGAGAGCCTCTGGGGGCGCTCTTCCGCCGGCTGATAGACGATCTCGGCCTGAACCAGGCCAGGCTCGCCGCCGTCCTCGGCCTGTCGGCGCCCATGCTGTCCCAGCTGATGAGCGGTCAGCGCGCCAAGATCGGCAACCCGGCCGTCGTCCAGCGCGTCCAGGCCCTGCAGGATCTGGCGGGCCAGGTCGCCGACGGCAGCGTCAGCGCCGCCGAGGCCACCGACCGGATGGACGAGATCAAGAAGTCCCAGGGCGGCTCCGTCCTCACCAACACCGGCCAGACCACGACGAGTTCGGGCGCTCCGACCGTGCGCCGCGTGGTGCGCGAGATCCAGTCGCTGCTCCGCTCGGTCGCCGCCGCCGGGGACATCATCGACGCCGCCGACACCCTCGCCCCGGCCCACCCCGAGCTGGCAGAGTTCCTCCGGGTGTACGGCGCCGGACGCACCGCGGAGGCGGTCGCCCACTACGAGGCGCACCAGAGCTGA
- a CDS encoding serine/threonine-protein kinase, which yields MGEVFAGRYELIDPIGRGGVGAVWRAWDHRRRRCVAAKVLQQSDAHTLLRFVREQALRIDHPHVLAPASWAADDDKVLFTMDLVTGGSLAHLIGDYGPLPPRFVCVLLDQLLAGLAAVHAEGVVHRDIKPANILLEATGTGRPHLRLSDFGIAMRKGEPRLTETNYVMGTPGYFAPEQIMGADPDFPSDLFAVGLVALYLLEGQKPDARALVEYFTTHGTPGAPQGVPEPLWQVLAGLLQPDPHVRFRTATGARKALASAVELLPDAGPDEEPVEVFDQIGPLPDGFVPRELPPVLRHPQTSGTPQPSAHLAHEPDQSQSQSQGQSHGQGQGQSHGQSHGHGQARQQPPPAHQLPTPPTADGFHPIPPPYPPSYTPTPVTKRYTGQSAQVPTPAPPVSGPSAPPVHEPVAPPVSGPAHSPAPGPATPAPAARHKRPGPPPKVTVPVLILALLCFAVGFWALSQI from the coding sequence GTGGGTGAGGTCTTCGCCGGTCGGTACGAACTCATCGACCCGATCGGCCGTGGTGGCGTCGGCGCCGTCTGGCGCGCCTGGGACCACCGCCGCCGCCGCTGCGTGGCGGCGAAGGTCCTCCAGCAGAGCGACGCGCACACCCTGCTGCGCTTCGTCCGCGAGCAGGCCCTGAGGATCGATCATCCTCATGTGCTGGCCCCGGCGAGCTGGGCCGCCGACGACGACAAGGTCCTGTTCACCATGGACCTGGTGACCGGCGGCTCGCTGGCCCATCTGATCGGGGACTACGGGCCGCTGCCGCCCCGGTTCGTCTGCGTCCTGCTCGATCAGCTGCTCGCCGGACTCGCCGCGGTGCACGCCGAGGGGGTCGTCCACCGCGACATCAAGCCGGCCAACATCCTCCTCGAAGCCACCGGAACCGGGCGGCCGCATCTGCGGCTGTCCGACTTCGGCATCGCGATGCGCAAGGGCGAGCCACGGCTCACCGAGACGAACTACGTGATGGGGACGCCGGGGTACTTCGCGCCCGAGCAGATCATGGGCGCGGACCCGGACTTCCCGTCCGACCTGTTCGCGGTCGGCCTGGTCGCGCTGTATCTGCTGGAGGGTCAGAAGCCGGACGCCAGGGCCCTGGTGGAGTACTTCACCACCCACGGCACACCCGGGGCGCCACAAGGCGTCCCGGAGCCGCTGTGGCAGGTCCTGGCGGGCCTTCTGCAGCCCGACCCGCACGTCCGGTTCCGGACGGCCACGGGCGCGCGCAAGGCGCTGGCCTCGGCCGTAGAGCTGCTCCCGGATGCCGGGCCCGACGAGGAGCCCGTCGAGGTCTTCGACCAGATCGGCCCGCTTCCCGACGGGTTCGTGCCGCGCGAGCTCCCCCCGGTCCTGCGGCACCCGCAGACGTCCGGGACGCCACAGCCATCGGCTCACCTCGCGCATGAGCCGGACCAGAGCCAGAGCCAGAGCCAGGGTCAGAGCCATGGCCAGGGTCAGGGTCAGAGCCATGGCCAGAGCCACGGCCATGGCCAGGCACGCCAACAACCTCCCCCTGCCCACCAGTTGCCCACCCCGCCCACGGCCGACGGATTCCATCCGATCCCGCCCCCCTATCCGCCCTCGTACACACCCACCCCTGTCACTAAGAGGTACACCGGCCAAAGCGCGCAGGTTCCCACTCCGGCGCCACCGGTTTCCGGGCCGAGCGCACCACCGGTTCACGAGCCCGTCGCGCCACCGGTTTCCGGCCCCGCGCACAGCCCGGCTCCCGGCCCGGCCACCCCTGCGCCCGCCGCCCGGCACAAGCGACCGGGACCGCCCCCGAAGGTGACGGTCCCGGTGCTGATCCTCGCCCTGCTCTGCTTCGCTGTCGGCTTCTGGGCGCTCAGCCAGATCTGA
- a CDS encoding DLW-39 family protein gives MKKLLLVALAAIGGLLVYRQIQADRAEQDLWTEATDSVPAGSGV, from the coding sequence GTGAAGAAGCTCCTCCTGGTCGCACTGGCCGCCATCGGCGGGCTCCTCGTGTACCGCCAGATCCAGGCGGATCGCGCCGAGCAGGACCTGTGGACGGAGGCGACCGACTCCGTGCCCGCAGGTTCGGGTGTTTGA
- a CDS encoding DUF6344 domain-containing protein — MATSKLTTWWTALIGALVALLAFLGLAGQATAAASVPQQGAAHHRGENLAPETPNVRWALPSASALPPTMKQRIRAEAHGSSPSTRHLPGAHDEIEGGDGAQGSAPDDTAETPSLDDGAPTPSS; from the coding sequence ATGGCAACCAGCAAGCTCACGACGTGGTGGACCGCACTCATCGGCGCGCTCGTCGCACTCCTCGCCTTCCTCGGCCTGGCCGGTCAGGCCACCGCCGCCGCTTCCGTACCCCAGCAGGGCGCCGCGCACCACCGGGGCGAAAACCTGGCCCCCGAGACGCCGAACGTGCGATGGGCCCTGCCCAGCGCCTCGGCGCTGCCGCCCACGATGAAGCAGCGCATCCGCGCCGAGGCCCACGGCTCCTCGCCCTCGACCCGGCACCTGCCCGGAGCCCACGACGAGATCGAGGGCGGCGACGGGGCACAGGGCTCCGCGCCCGACGACACCGCCGAAACGCCTTCCCTGGACGATGGGGCCCCGACCCCGTCCTCCTGA
- a CDS encoding DUF3566 domain-containing protein yields MTDTRGPQARSDYAAGALPGEREKPASGPAQPYHPPQAYPPSQNGTQGGQQRGGGSSSAAIRRPRTGARTTPRTRKARLRVAKADPWSVMKVSFLLSIALGVCTVVAAAVLWMVMDAMGVFSSVGGTISEATGSNESNGFDLQSFLSLPRVLIFTSVIAVIDVVLATALATLGAFIYNLSAGFVGGVELTLAEDE; encoded by the coding sequence GTGACCGACACCCGCGGGCCACAGGCCCGGTCCGACTACGCCGCCGGGGCGCTCCCCGGCGAGCGCGAGAAGCCCGCTTCGGGCCCCGCGCAGCCGTACCACCCGCCGCAGGCCTACCCGCCGTCCCAGAACGGGACCCAGGGCGGCCAGCAGCGCGGCGGCGGCTCGTCGTCCGCCGCCATCCGCCGCCCCCGCACAGGGGCGCGTACGACACCGCGTACGCGCAAGGCACGGCTGCGGGTGGCGAAGGCCGACCCGTGGTCGGTGATGAAGGTCAGCTTCCTGCTCTCCATCGCGCTGGGCGTGTGCACGGTGGTGGCGGCGGCAGTGCTGTGGATGGTCATGGACGCCATGGGCGTCTTCTCGTCGGTGGGCGGGACCATCAGCGAGGCCACCGGCTCCAACGAGTCCAACGGCTTCGACCTGCAGTCCTTCCTGTCGCTGCCGCGTGTGCTGATCTTCACCTCGGTGATCGCGGTCATCGACGTGGTGCTCGCCACCGCGCTGGCGACGCTCGGCGCGTTCATCTACAACCTCTCGGCCGGTTTCGTGGGCGGCGTCGAGCTCACGCTGGCCGAGGACGAGTAA